The following proteins are co-located in the Naumovozyma dairenensis CBS 421 chromosome 9, complete genome genome:
- the SYS1 gene encoding Sys1p (similar to Saccharomyces cerevisiae SYS1 (YJL004C); ancestral locus Anc_5.207): MFSMRRYLRVPNELKPSELFKQDSLSPGKITLQIILLQIFYYSTAMFLFYSWGKLVGYKIEMKKWLISWESIDFTNGYGLTISMLWLADSLICVIFLTVIVGRSKLAWDFAITIHAINFIVVYVYSGKLPSFSWFFLQFLSSLILIFLGTWTTRWKELRETFFEGMIDQEELHSIGSNTHPGEPVPVVRDLESQR; encoded by the coding sequence ATGTTTTCCATGAGAAGGTATCTACGTGTAccaaatgaattgaaaccTTCCGAATTATTCAAACAAGATTCCTTATCACCTGGGAAAATAACATTACAGATTATTCTCCTGCAAATATTCTATTACAGCACCGCCATGTTCCTCTTTTACTCTTGGGGGAAATTGGTAGGctataaaattgaaatgaagaaatggTTAATATCTTGGGAATCTATTGACTTCACAAACGGTTATGGTCTTACCATATCAATGCTTTGGCTGGCGGACTCTTTGATATGTGTCATATTTCTGACAGTAATCGTTGGTAGAAGTAAACTAGCTTGGGACTTTGCCATTACAATACATGCCATTAATTTCATAGTTGTTTATGTATACAGTGGGAAACTCCCCTCGTTTTCATGGTTTTTCCTTCAGTTTCTATCTTCCCTAATCCTTATATTCTTGGGTACATGGACAACACGTTGGAAGGAGTTGAGAGAAACATTTTTTGAAGGTATGATTGACCAGGAAGAACTGCATTCTATCGGAAGCAACACTCATCCAGGAGAACCAGTTCCGGTTGTACGTGACCTGGAAAGTCAAAGGTAG